One window from the genome of Cricetulus griseus strain 17A/GY chromosome 2, alternate assembly CriGri-PICRH-1.0, whole genome shotgun sequence encodes:
- the LOC100769680 gene encoding spermine synthase isoform X2 has translation MAAARHSTLDFTLGAKADGETILKGLQSIFQEQGMAESVHTWPDHGYLATYTNKNGSFANLRIYPHGLVLLDLQSYDSDVQGKQETDSLLNKLEEKMKELSQDSIVRVKRLPPIVRGGAIDRYWPTADGRLVEYDIDEVVYDEDSPYQNIKILHSKQFGNILILSGDVNLAESDLAYTRAIMGSGKEDYTGKDVLILGGGDGGILCETVKLKPKMVTMVEIDQMVIDGCKKYMRKTCGDVLDNLKGDCYQVLIEDCIPVLKRYAKEGREFDYVINDLTAVPISTSPEEDSTWEFLRLILDLSMKVLKQDGKYFTQGNCVNLTEALSLYEEQLGCLYCPVEFSKEIVCVPSYLELWVFYTVWKKAKP, from the coding sequence ATGGCAGCAGCAAGGCACAGCACGCTCGACTTCACGCTCGGCGCCAAAGCTGACGGTGAGACCATTCTGAAAGGCCTTCAGTCCATTTTTCAGGAGCAGGGGATGGCAGAGTCAGTGCACACCTGGCCGGACCATGGCTATTTAGCAACCTACACGAACAAAAATGGCAGCTTTGCCAATTTGAGGATTTATCCCCATGGATTGGTGTTGCTGGACCTTCAGAGTTACGACAGCGACGTACAAGGCAAACAAGAAACGGACAGCCTTTTGAacaaactagaagaaaaaatgaaagaactgaGTCAGGACAGTATTGTCCGGGTGAAGCGTTTACCACCCATAGTTCGAGGAGGGGCTATTGACAGATACTGGCCTACTGCTGATGGGCGCCTGGTTGAATATGACATAGATGAAGTGGTGTATGACGAAGATTCACCTTATCAGAACATTAAAATTCTACACTCAAAACAGTTTGGAAATATTCTCATCCTCAGCGGTGATGTTAATTTGGCAGAGAGTGACTTGGCGTACACCCGAGCCATCATGGGCAGTGGCAAAGAAGATTACACTGGCAAAGATGTACTGAttctgggaggtggagatgggggcATATTATGTGAAACTGTCAAACTGAAACCAAAGATGGTCACCATGGTAGAGATTGACCAAATGGTAATTGATGGATGTAAGAAATACATGCGAAAAACATGTGGAGATGTCTTAGACAATCTTAAAGGAGACTGCTATCAGGTTCTCATAGAAGACTGTATTCCAGTACTGAAGAGGTACGCCAAAGAAGGGAGAGAGTTTGATTATGTGATTAATGATTTGACAGCTGTCCCAATTTCTACATCTCCAGAAGAAGATTCCACATGGGAGTTTCTCAGACTGATTCTCGACCTGTCAATGAAAGTTCTGAAACAAGATGGGAAATACTTCACACAGGGGAACTGTGTCAATTTGACTGAAGCCCTGTCGCTCTATGAAGAACAGCTGGGGTGCCTGTATTGTCCTgtggaattctcaaaagagaTTGTCTGTGTCCCTTCATACTTGGAATTGTGGGTATTTTACACTGTTTGGAAGAAAGCAAAGCCTTAA